Proteins encoded by one window of Lathyrus oleraceus cultivar Zhongwan6 chromosome 1, CAAS_Psat_ZW6_1.0, whole genome shotgun sequence:
- the LOC127083489 gene encoding pathogenesis-related protein PR-1 type-like produces MSSFYVLCVFSLIIIIGTHVVRAQDSPADYLRGHNAARLAITKVKIPNLVWDNKVAAFANNYANQRKDCQLVHSGSDRYGENIAMSGGEMFGTDAVTMWVGEKPYYDYNSNSCAAGQMCGHYTQVVWKNTVRIGCAKVKCENGGTFITCNYDPPGNYIGERPY; encoded by the coding sequence ATGAGTTCATTTTATGTATTATGTGTCTTCAGCTTAATAATCATTATAGGCACTCACGTTGTACGAGCACAAGATTCTCCAGCAGACTATCTAAGAGGACACAACGCAGCAAGATTGGCGATTACCAAAGTGAAAATTCCAAATCTTGTTTGGGACAACAAGGTTGCTGCTTTTGCAAATAACTATGCTAATCAACGGAAGGATTGTCAGTTGGTCCACTCCGGTTCTGACCGTTACGGAGAAAATATCGCGATGAGCGGCGGTGAGATGTTTGGCACAGATGCTGTGACGATGTGGGTTGGTGAGAAACCCTACTATGATTATAATAGTAATTCATGTGCTGCTGGTCAAATGTGTGGCCATTATACACAAGTTGTTTGGAAAAACACAGTGAGAATTGGATGTGCTAAAGTGAAATGTGAAAATGGAGGAACTTTCATTACTTGCAATTATGATCCTCCTGGCAACTATATTGGTGAGAGGCCATACTGA
- the LOC127083480 gene encoding pathogenesis-related protein PR-1 type encodes MSSFYVLCVFSLIIIIGTHVVQAQDSPADYLRGHNAARLAITKVKIPNLVWDNKVAAFANNYANQRKDCQLVHSGSDRYGENIAMSGGEMFGTDAVTMWVGEKPYYDYNSNSCAAGQMCGHYTQVVWKNTVRIGCAKVKCENGGTFITCNYDPPGNYIGERPY; translated from the coding sequence ATGAGTTCATTTTATGTATTATGTGTCTTCAGCTTAATAATCATTATAGGCACTCACGTTGTACAAGCACAAGATTCTCCAGCAGACTATCTAAGAGGACACAACGCAGCAAGATTGGCGATTACCAAAGTGAAAATTCCAAATCTTGTTTGGGACAACAAGGTTGCTGCTTTTGCAAATAACTATGCTAATCAACGGAAGGATTGTCAGTTGGTCCACTCCGGTTCTGACCGTTACGGAGAAAATATCGCGATGAGCGGCGGTGAGATGTTTGGCACAGATGCTGTGACGATGTGGGTTGGTGAGAAACCCTACTATGATTATAATAGTAATTCATGTGCTGCTGGTCAAATGTGTGGCCATTATACACAAGTTGTTTGGAAAAACACAGTGAGAATTGGATGTGCTAAAGTGAAATGTGAAAATGGAGGAACTTTTATTACTTGCAATTATGATCCTCCCGGCAACTATATTGGCGAGAGGCCATACTGA